GCACCCAAAGTATCTTGCTTACCCTGGCTGGGGCCAATATTTATGCCGTCTATATAAGTGGCGATACTGGGGTCGGCGTTCGGCAAAAATGCATCTGTACCAATGCCGCGCAAATAAATAACCGTATATCCATAGGCATAAGTGAATGTAAGGCCCGGAGTAATTTTTTGAAGATCAGCTGTCGAATCAACACCCATTGCATCTAGTTTCTCGCCACTAAATGCGCTAATCATTATGGGGATATCTTGTGAATCCTCTTCGCGCTTTTGCGCCGTAACCATCACTTCTTCAATCAGTCGACTCCCCTGACCAGCGGCATTTGCCATCATTGGGATCGAAATCGCTGCACTACCACCGACAGCTAAAGCCATCATTCGATATAGGTAATTCATTATTTACACACCATTTTTATCTAATTTTTATTAACAGTACCGCAGATCTACAAGGTGTCTGCTGGCAACTACCACTTTCAGATGTAACGCTTTCAAGTCTGTTTTATCAGTGCCGCACTCAAAACTACTGCCGCCACCAGATCTGCGATAGCCAGTATTAATAGTGCCGGGGATACTCCCTGTAAAAATCCATACGACAACCAGCTGGCAGCAAACAACTTCACCAGCAAACTAATAAAGACAAGATCTCTGCTATCTTGAATTCGCAGCCTAAGCATGGAAAAACCAAGTCCTAGCACACCAGCGATGCCGACAAACGTATTTAGGGCAGTCTTTGCCGAGCCGACATAGAACTCGGTATCACCAAAAGACAGTACCAGTCCAATCACGTACTCATTCAGGCAAGGGACTGCCAAAAGTAAAAATAGTCCGACATCCGAGACGTAAAAACTACGATGACTAGGCAGCATTGTCAGTAAACGCCTTGTACGCCACGGTGGTATTCATAAAGTCGCGAAACCATAGCCACTTGCCATCTTTGCACGTGATGACATGTACAAACGGCGACTTAATTTCATTGCCATTTTTTTTCGTAGTAAGCCTCAAACTACCAACAACGATCACCCTATCGTTTTCACAGATAAACTCTTCCGGCTCAAAAACATGGATATCTACCGATGAAAGAACCGTGCTAAAAAATTTCCGGCATTCGGCCACGCCCCTATAATCACCTGCATATGGAATTTCGCTGGGACCATAAAACTCGATATGAGCGTCTTCATGGAGTAGCTCTACTATGCCGTCTACATCGTGACTACCAAATCGAAAAAACACCTCTTTAGTTAGTGCCAAGTTCGATTCTTCTAACTTTTTGGCTTCAATATCACTCATTATTATTCCTCTATTCAGCTTGAGCTATTGTGATGTTCAACTTACCAATTTCGACCTTTGATGCTAACTGGCATAGCAAGCGACTACCGGCTTTCACATGCAGTAATCCATCTAACACACTTTTCTCATCTTCATCGCAGTCAGATAATCTAGCTGTGTCAGTTGCGTCGGTGTAAACATGACAGGTTGCACAAGAGCAGCACCCGCCACATAAGGCGTCTATCTTCATTTCATCGCTTAGGACTGTGAAAAGTTCGCCAAGATCTTCCACACAGT
This portion of the Zhongshania sp. R06B22 genome encodes:
- a CDS encoding ferredoxin, producing the protein MQVIVRDRAGEVAEYCVEDLGELFTVLSDEMKIDALCGGCCSCATCHVYTDATDTARLSDCDEDEKSVLDGLLHVKAGSRLLCQLASKVEIGKLNITIAQAE
- a CDS encoding nuclear transport factor 2 family protein, with the translated sequence MSDIEAKKLEESNLALTKEVFFRFGSHDVDGIVELLHEDAHIEFYGPSEIPYAGDYRGVAECRKFFSTVLSSVDIHVFEPEEFICENDRVIVVGSLRLTTKKNGNEIKSPFVHVITCKDGKWLWFRDFMNTTVAYKAFTDNAA